The Larus michahellis chromosome 12, bLarMic1.1, whole genome shotgun sequence genome contains a region encoding:
- the OSER1 gene encoding oxidative stress-responsive serine-rich protein 1 has product MKTEAKDGEEESLQTAFKKLRVDTAGCTASLSVGERTSPRTLVRTAADETKSKNVCTSKETWHGSMKKPSRGVVRTQRRRRSKSPILHPPKFIHCNTKPHSTCSQLVHKSQIDAPDDSSGFGTPVPKETCAHERCGIAPDGGQKGADVESLGASVTQSALENKQNSPAALSLVSKASLETTELSDFQSMCKLNTNKSCACADKACQCKRWQDMEVYKFSGLQSTLQLAPDRTVSEDHSQSLPSRTPSSSPRSCSEQARAFVDDVTIEDLSGYMEYYLYIPKKMSHMAEMMYT; this is encoded by the exons ATGAAAACGGAAGCTAAGGATGGAGaagaggaaagcctgcagacagcATTCAAAAAGCTAAGAGTTGACACAGCTGG atgtactgcttctctctctgtggGCGAAAGGACAAGTCCGAGAACACTAGTCAGAACAGCAGCAGATGAAACCAAATCTAAGAATGTGTGTACTTCTAAGGAAACCTGGCATGG ATCTATGAAGAAGCCTTCAAGAGGAGTTGTGAGAACCCAGCGTCGCAGGCGTTCCAAGTCTCCAATTCTTCATCCTCCAAAGTTTATCCACTGCAACACAAAACCACATTCCACGTGCAGCCAGCTAGTGCACAAGAGCCAGATCGATGCCCCAGATGACAGCAGTGGGTTTGGGACGCCAGTCCCAAAGGAAACCTGTGCACATGAACGATGTGGTATTGCTCCTGATGGTGGCCAGAAGGGAGCTGACGTTGAGTCTTTGGGAGCTTCTGTTACACAGTCGGCCTTGGAGAACAAACAGAactctccagctgctctttctCTAGTATCCAAAGCAAGCCTAGAGACTACAGAGCTTTCTGACTTTCAGTCCATGTGCAAGCTAAACACGAACAAGTCATGTGCATGTGCAGATAAAGCCTGTCAGTGTAAACGATGGCAAGATATGGAAGTGTACAAATTCTCTGGCTTGCAGAGCACCCTCCAGTTGGCACCTGACAGAACAGTTTCTGAGGATCACTCCCAGTCTTTGCCATCAAGAACTCCCTCAAGTTCTCCACGCTCCTGCTCTGAGCAAGCCAGGGCCTTTGTGGATGATGTGACTATTGAAGATCTTTCGGGATACATGGAATATTACTTGTATATTCCGAAGAAAATGTCTCACATGGCAGAAATGATGTACACCTGA